The sequence CCAATGACATCCTTCATCCCGTCAATTTCCAGGCGCTGCTGACCGACGATCCGCAGGAGACGAGCGTTTTCCTTCTCGAGCTGACGAAGCCTACGGGCTTCGTCAGGGTTGGTATCGCCGTACTTTTTCTTCCAGGCGTAGTAAGACGCGGTGCTGCACCCGAAGTCGCGGCAGAGGTCTTCGACAGGCTTTTCACCCTTTTTGCCTTCCTGGAGCAGCTTGATGATCTGGTCTTCGGTGAACTGACGGATTTTCATGACTGGGCCTCGCTTTCCAGCTTAGGGCTGGGACCGAGCATTCGTCTCTAGTCATTTACCGTCCAGTTTCTGGGGGGCACTCCACGGTCTGCTTGTCGTTTCTTCGCCTCCGGAATGCTGACACCAGGCAGATGGACATCTAGAGCGTGATGATTGACGCTCCTGGCAGCCAAGCAGCGCCAGGAGCACGTCGATCAGGCGCTGGAGCATGTCCATAAG comes from Deinococcus reticulitermitis and encodes:
- a CDS encoding transposase, whose translation is MKIRQFTEDQIIKLLQEGKKGEKPVEDLCRDFGCSTASYYAWKKKYGDTNPDEARRLRQLEKENARLLRIVGQQRLEIDGMKDVIGKKR